In Triticum aestivum cultivar Chinese Spring chromosome 5B, IWGSC CS RefSeq v2.1, whole genome shotgun sequence, the following proteins share a genomic window:
- the LOC123112341 gene encoding uncharacterized protein produces MALMDALYRGAAATELATGFCLSCCRDGHSLLGFARVLLPCVYVLLLVIISVGGFLLCNALEPHSPTIWQRAGRRPPRRSRPRRALFVGGGGAARPPILQRVDRRLSPPALLAWSEHHGNLNLVRHPMAPNSFTTALLGICVDDVH; encoded by the exons ATGGCGCTGATGGATGCACTGTACAGGGGCGCCGCCGCCACTGAGCTGGCCACCGGCTTTTGCCTGTCGTGCTGCCGCGACGGGCACTCCCTCCTCGGCTTTGCCAGGGTCCTCCTGCCCTGCGTTTATGTgctgctcctcgtcatcatctcCGTGGGTGGGTTCCTCCTCT GCAATGCCCTTGAACCCCATTCTCCAACCATCTGGCAGCGTGCTGGACGTCGTCCTCCTCGACGCAGCCGTCCCCGACGAGCTCTCTTTGTCGGAGGAGGTGGGGCAGCAAGGCCTCCTATCCTCCAGCGCGTGGACCGACGGCTGAGTCCTCCTGCTCTCCTAGCGTG GTCTGAACACCATGGCAATCTCAATCTTGTTCGGCATCCAATGGCTCCTAATTCTTTTACAACGGCTCTGCTCGGGATTTGTGTCGATGACGTCCATTGA